The following are from one region of the Actinopolyspora halophila DSM 43834 genome:
- a CDS encoding bis-aminopropyl spermidine synthase family protein, with protein sequence MSTQFEAVSEAAGVEAVRGRIRREGVLARPLRQVFALMARHPHSLQELVRVCRAPRRTVEELIGLAGEDVESGPEGYRLAERALPLYQERVLLAENTGGTEEIEQLLEGFVSTGPAPTAALDHVTATPGTALRRATWLRDNYELDEARLLLLGDHDLTSLAGCLLVPGLRVTVVDIDERILAHIDGTAAEHGLAVHTVHADLRFGLPPSLAAGFDLVFTDPPYTPEGVGLFGTRALEAMSSSTSRLLLAYGFSSRSPALGHKVQQELLRLGFVFESIVADLNEYEGAQAIGSTSDLYVCQPTGRARKSAGRQKQTIYTHGPQAVEGTAGEATPELLEGIGTVTGTTVRGLRPVGWQRPLRAADDVAVFDLRADPGPWLLRMLLACNAEKVAFLVDNRHPDITSEHAQHALTHVIGAKYTLRFHRSSPDATHAVVVATTNGAEGGIAGYLLHRAHGKIANTWREALIAHSDSQLTKREAAEHVAALVADTADLGLRLIDLPRHRLSALLHSEGV encoded by the coding sequence ATGAGCACACAATTCGAAGCCGTTTCCGAAGCGGCGGGCGTCGAAGCGGTCCGCGGGCGGATCCGCCGGGAAGGTGTGCTCGCACGCCCGCTGCGGCAGGTCTTCGCGCTCATGGCCCGGCATCCCCACTCGCTGCAGGAACTGGTGCGCGTCTGCAGAGCACCGCGCCGCACCGTCGAGGAACTGATCGGACTGGCCGGCGAGGACGTCGAGAGCGGACCGGAGGGTTACCGCCTCGCCGAGCGGGCGCTGCCGCTGTACCAGGAGCGGGTCCTGCTCGCGGAGAACACCGGAGGAACCGAGGAGATCGAGCAGCTCCTCGAGGGCTTCGTCTCCACCGGCCCCGCACCCACCGCCGCGCTGGACCACGTGACGGCCACCCCCGGCACCGCCCTGCGCCGCGCGACGTGGCTGCGCGACAACTACGAACTGGACGAAGCCAGGCTGCTGCTGCTCGGCGACCACGACCTGACCTCGCTGGCCGGTTGCCTGCTCGTCCCGGGCCTGCGCGTCACCGTGGTCGACATCGACGAGCGCATCCTCGCCCACATCGACGGGACAGCGGCCGAGCACGGACTCGCCGTGCACACCGTGCACGCCGACCTGAGGTTCGGGCTGCCGCCCTCGCTGGCCGCGGGATTCGACCTGGTCTTCACCGATCCCCCCTACACCCCCGAAGGAGTGGGGCTGTTCGGAACACGCGCCCTCGAGGCCATGTCCTCCAGCACCAGCAGGCTGCTGCTGGCCTACGGTTTCAGCTCCCGCAGCCCTGCACTCGGCCACAAGGTGCAACAGGAACTGCTGCGGCTCGGGTTCGTGTTCGAGAGCATCGTCGCCGACCTGAACGAGTACGAGGGTGCCCAGGCCATAGGCAGCACCAGCGACCTGTACGTGTGCCAGCCGACCGGGCGGGCCCGGAAATCCGCCGGACGGCAGAAGCAGACCATCTACACCCACGGTCCCCAGGCCGTGGAGGGCACCGCCGGCGAGGCCACCCCGGAACTGCTGGAGGGAATCGGCACCGTCACGGGAACGACGGTGCGGGGCCTGCGCCCGGTGGGCTGGCAACGACCGCTGCGCGCCGCCGACGACGTGGCCGTGTTCGACCTGCGGGCCGACCCGGGCCCCTGGCTGCTGCGGATGCTGCTGGCCTGCAACGCCGAAAAGGTCGCCTTCCTGGTCGACAACCGCCATCCCGACATCACCAGCGAGCACGCGCAGCACGCGCTCACGCACGTGATCGGGGCGAAGTACACGCTGCGGTTCCACCGCAGCAGCCCGGACGCCACCCACGCGGTGGTGGTCGCCACGACGAACGGCGCGGAAGGCGGAATCGCCGGATACCTGCTGCACCGGGCGCACGGCAAGATCGCGAACACCTGGCGCGAGGCACTGATCGCGCACTCGGACTCGCAGCTGACCAAGCGGGAGGCCGCCGAGCACGTCGCCGCTCTGGTCGCCGACACCGCCGACCTCGGCCTGCGGCTGATCGACCTGCCGCGCCACCGTTTGAGCGCACTGCTGCACAGCGAAGGCGTCTGA
- a CDS encoding ABC transporter ATP-binding protein has product MIEFQTVRKQYDDGTVAVQELSLTVRTGTVTALVGPSGCGKTTLLRMVNRMIEPSSGAVLLDGHDVRDSDPAVLRRGIGYVIQQAGLFPHRTVRDNVATVPMLFGRSRRSARRDAEELIERVGLSREMGRRYPSQLSGGQQQRVGVARALAADPPVLLMDEPFSAVDPVVRAGLQDELLRLQEELGKTVLFVTHDIDEAIKLGDRVAVLRQGGHLAQYAPPEELLARPADDFVTSFVGRDRGYRRLSFLDSARLAPSPVDTVHIGDTSADVPSRAEWVLALDAHERPRGWLHPNATVRGQLTEDQLIAGGSLHAVGSPLRGALDAALSAPSGLGVVVDGDGGFVGVVTARHVLDLIEARQHPALTEGAA; this is encoded by the coding sequence GTGATCGAGTTCCAAACCGTGCGCAAGCAGTACGACGACGGCACTGTCGCCGTCCAGGAACTCAGCCTGACCGTTCGGACGGGAACCGTCACCGCTCTGGTCGGGCCCTCCGGGTGTGGCAAGACCACCTTGTTGCGGATGGTCAACCGCATGATCGAGCCCTCCTCCGGGGCGGTGCTGCTCGACGGGCACGACGTTCGCGACTCGGACCCGGCCGTGCTGCGCCGCGGGATCGGGTACGTCATCCAGCAGGCGGGGCTGTTCCCCCACCGCACGGTGCGGGACAACGTGGCGACCGTTCCGATGCTCTTCGGACGCTCCCGCAGGAGCGCGCGGCGCGACGCCGAGGAGCTGATCGAGCGGGTCGGCCTCTCCCGCGAGATGGGCAGGCGCTACCCGAGCCAGCTCTCCGGTGGTCAGCAGCAGCGGGTCGGTGTGGCCCGCGCGCTGGCCGCCGACCCTCCGGTGCTGCTCATGGACGAGCCGTTCAGCGCCGTTGACCCGGTGGTGCGCGCCGGGCTGCAGGACGAGCTGCTGCGGCTGCAGGAGGAACTGGGCAAGACCGTCCTGTTCGTCACGCACGACATCGACGAGGCCATCAAACTGGGCGACCGGGTCGCGGTGCTGCGGCAGGGCGGCCACCTGGCCCAGTACGCCCCTCCGGAGGAGCTGCTGGCCCGGCCCGCCGATGACTTCGTGACCTCCTTCGTGGGGCGCGACCGGGGGTACCGCAGACTGTCCTTCCTGGATTCCGCGAGGCTGGCCCCCTCCCCGGTCGACACGGTCCACATCGGCGACACCAGCGCCGACGTACCCAGCCGGGCCGAGTGGGTGCTCGCGCTGGACGCGCACGAGCGCCCGCGCGGCTGGCTCCATCCGAACGCTACGGTGCGCGGCCAGCTCACCGAGGACCAGCTGATCGCGGGCGGATCGCTGCACGCGGTCGGCTCCCCGCTGCGCGGCGCGCTGGACGCGGCGCTGTCCGCCCCCTCCGGGCTCGGAGTCGTCGTCGACGGGGACGGGGGCTTCGTCGGTGTGGTCACCGCCCGGCACGTGCTGGACCTGATCGAGGCCAGGCAGCACCCCGCGCTGACCGAGGGTGCGGCCTAG
- a CDS encoding ABC transporter permease, with protein sequence MFEPLVRYFSSPSNREVLFEQFAQHVYMALVPLVVGVLLALPLGRLAQRVRWLRAPLLGGAGIVYTLPSLAVFVLLPSLIGTDYTSPLNVIIALILYTAALLVRPVLDALEAVPAHVTTAAEALGYRPRRRFLSVELPLAVPALTSAVRVASVSNISLISVGALIGVGGLGRLFTVGFERPDMVQTVVGIVATVLLALVVDLLLVGLWRLLTPWERAGGAVIGK encoded by the coding sequence GTGTTCGAGCCACTGGTCCGGTACTTCTCCAGCCCCAGCAACCGGGAGGTGCTGTTCGAGCAGTTCGCCCAGCACGTCTACATGGCGCTGGTGCCGCTGGTGGTCGGTGTCCTGCTCGCGCTGCCGCTCGGACGGCTGGCCCAGCGCGTCCGCTGGCTGCGCGCCCCGCTGCTCGGCGGCGCGGGCATCGTCTACACGCTGCCCTCGCTGGCCGTCTTCGTGCTGCTTCCGAGCTTGATCGGCACCGACTACACCTCGCCGCTGAACGTGATCATCGCGTTGATCCTCTACACGGCCGCGCTGCTGGTGCGGCCCGTGCTCGACGCGCTGGAGGCGGTCCCGGCCCACGTGACGACCGCGGCCGAGGCACTGGGTTACCGTCCGCGGCGCAGGTTCCTGTCCGTCGAACTGCCGCTGGCCGTGCCCGCGCTGACCTCGGCGGTGCGGGTGGCCTCGGTGAGCAACATCAGCCTGATCAGCGTGGGCGCGCTCATCGGGGTCGGTGGTCTCGGCAGGTTGTTCACGGTGGGTTTCGAACGTCCCGACATGGTCCAGACGGTCGTCGGGATCGTGGCGACGGTGCTGCTCGCCCTCGTGGTGGACCTGCTGCTGGTCGGGCTCTGGCGGCTGCTGACTCCCTGGGAACGTGCCGGTGGGGCGGTGATCGGCAAGTGA
- a CDS encoding ABC transporter permease yields the protein MITEILAWLTDPANWRGEGGILVQTWLHLLYSLLAVGAAVLVAVPLGLYIGHTGRGSVFVVGFSNAMRALPTLGLVILLAMVFRGSAALAALVVLAIPAVLSGTYSGVRAVPAHTVDAARGMGMTSGQRLWKVELPNALPLLMGGVRNAMLQVMATTAVAAYVGLGGLGQILISGQQTGAYERMAGAAILIALLAVLTDLALAGFTRLLVPRGVLLAAAKSGTRSRWRR from the coding sequence GTGATCACCGAGATCCTGGCCTGGCTGACTGATCCGGCCAACTGGCGCGGGGAGGGCGGAATCCTCGTCCAGACGTGGCTGCACCTGCTCTACAGCCTCCTCGCCGTGGGGGCGGCCGTGCTCGTCGCGGTCCCGCTCGGGCTCTACATCGGACACACCGGGCGCGGTTCGGTGTTCGTGGTCGGTTTCAGCAACGCGATGCGCGCCCTGCCGACGCTCGGGCTGGTGATCCTGCTGGCGATGGTGTTCCGGGGGAGCGCCGCGCTGGCCGCGCTGGTGGTCCTGGCGATACCGGCGGTGCTGTCCGGCACCTACTCCGGGGTGCGCGCGGTTCCCGCGCACACCGTGGACGCGGCCAGGGGCATGGGGATGACCTCGGGCCAGCGACTGTGGAAAGTGGAGCTCCCCAACGCGCTCCCGCTGCTGATGGGCGGGGTGCGCAACGCGATGTTGCAGGTCATGGCGACCACGGCCGTCGCGGCCTACGTCGGTCTGGGTGGGCTGGGTCAGATCCTGATCAGCGGCCAGCAGACCGGTGCCTACGAGCGGATGGCCGGGGCGGCGATCCTGATCGCGCTGCTGGCGGTGCTGACCGACCTGGCCCTGGCCGGGTTCACGCGGCTGCTCGTGCCGCGCGGTGTGCTGCTCGCCGCGGCGAAGAGCGGGACACGGTCCCGATGGAGGAGGTAA
- a CDS encoding ABC transporter substrate-binding protein, protein MKRLLAPVLVLATAMGMLAGCSDPTEAGDESGGPIVVGSANFSESQLLMEIYAEALRGVGAEVETRGRIGAREVYVKAVRDGEISVIPEYTGNLLRHFDEQATATGADRVDSELRKKLPDGLRVLERSAAENSDVLAVSSETADSGLRSMADLGPRCGELVLGAPAEWKPRWKQRISELYGCAFSDIRNLQSGSVRVQALTEGRIQVANLFSTTAAIDRENLVKLDDPKNMYPAQNVLPLVHQGELNDEQREALDKVSERLTTEDLTRLNKRMSVDKANPRDLAEEFVSKLDL, encoded by the coding sequence ATGAAGCGGCTGCTCGCACCGGTGCTGGTGCTGGCGACGGCCATGGGGATGCTGGCCGGGTGTTCGGACCCGACCGAGGCGGGTGACGAATCCGGCGGTCCCATCGTGGTCGGCTCAGCGAACTTCAGCGAGAGCCAGCTGTTGATGGAGATCTACGCGGAGGCGCTGCGCGGCGTCGGTGCCGAGGTGGAGACGCGGGGGCGCATCGGTGCCCGCGAGGTCTACGTCAAGGCGGTCCGGGACGGGGAGATCTCGGTGATCCCCGAGTACACCGGGAACCTGCTGCGGCACTTCGACGAGCAGGCCACGGCCACCGGTGCGGATCGCGTCGACTCGGAACTGCGGAAGAAGCTGCCGGACGGGCTGCGGGTGCTGGAGCGGTCCGCGGCGGAGAACTCCGACGTGCTGGCCGTGAGCAGTGAGACCGCGGACAGCGGGCTGCGCTCCATGGCCGATCTGGGACCGCGGTGCGGCGAGCTGGTTCTGGGTGCGCCCGCCGAGTGGAAACCGCGCTGGAAGCAGCGGATCTCCGAGCTGTACGGCTGTGCCTTCTCCGACATCAGGAACCTCCAGTCGGGCAGCGTGCGGGTGCAGGCGCTGACCGAGGGGCGGATCCAGGTGGCGAACCTGTTCAGCACCACGGCGGCGATCGACCGCGAGAACCTGGTCAAGCTGGATGACCCGAAGAACATGTATCCGGCGCAGAACGTGCTGCCGCTGGTGCACCAGGGTGAGTTGAACGACGAGCAGCGCGAGGCGCTGGACAAGGTCTCCGAGCGGTTGACCACCGAGGACCTGACGCGGCTGAACAAGCGGATGTCGGTGGACAAGGCGAATCCGCGGGACCTGGCCGAGGAGTTCGTGAGCAAGCTCGATCTGTGA
- a CDS encoding IS5 family transposase → MARAKPWEVSDELWAVIGPLLPRHPRRFRHPGRKRLDDRKALQGILFVLYTGIQWEYLPQELGFGSGSTCWRRLAEWQQAGVWDQLQQELLARLQAAQQMDFSRVVVDSSYIQAKRGRGSPKVGPSPVDRGRPGSKHHVLTDAAGTPLAVRLTRGGRHDVTQLLGLVADLPALAGTPSEVLGDTAYDSNACRDALTSQGITPRLGRRKRGHGSGLGTLRWVVEAAIAWLHGARKLRIRWETRDDMHQALLQLAHCMILARKHPAF, encoded by the coding sequence ATGGCTCGGGCCAAGCCGTGGGAGGTCAGTGACGAGCTGTGGGCGGTGATCGGGCCGTTGTTGCCGCGGCATCCGCGGCGGTTTCGGCACCCGGGGCGCAAGCGGTTGGACGACCGCAAGGCTCTGCAGGGGATCTTGTTCGTGCTCTATACCGGCATCCAGTGGGAGTATCTGCCCCAGGAGTTGGGGTTCGGGTCCGGGTCGACGTGTTGGCGTCGGTTGGCCGAGTGGCAGCAGGCCGGGGTGTGGGACCAGCTGCAGCAGGAGCTGCTGGCCCGGCTGCAGGCTGCCCAGCAGATGGATTTTTCCCGCGTGGTGGTGGATTCGTCCTACATCCAGGCCAAGCGGGGGCGTGGTAGCCCAAAAGTGGGGCCGAGCCCGGTTGACCGGGGCCGACCGGGCTCGAAACACCATGTGCTCACCGACGCGGCCGGCACCCCACTGGCGGTTCGGCTCACCCGGGGCGGCCGGCATGACGTGACCCAACTGCTCGGGCTCGTGGCCGACCTGCCCGCTCTCGCCGGCACTCCCTCCGAGGTGCTCGGCGACACCGCCTACGACTCGAACGCCTGCCGTGATGCCCTGACCAGCCAGGGCATCACCCCACGACTGGGGCGTCGCAAACGTGGCCACGGGTCCGGACTCGGCACGCTGCGCTGGGTCGTCGAGGCCGCCATCGCCTGGCTCCACGGAGCCCGCAAACTCCGCATCCGGTGGGAAACCCGCGACGACATGCACCAAGCCCTCCTCCAACTCGCCCACTGCATGATCCTCGCCCGCAAACACCCCGCATTCTGA
- a CDS encoding cytidine deaminase: MDLDQQLVDAAVEQMDRRDRTEAAAMYLDDGRILTSLALDNLNAAATLCAEVGAICQAHTLGLAVTASVFVNRWNEDDSFSVLAPCGICQERLALWGPDVRVGVAAPETESGWSVRTLRELNPFYWGEYFADGGDWPSSAVHSS, translated from the coding sequence ATGGATTTGGATCAGCAACTGGTGGACGCGGCCGTGGAGCAGATGGACCGGCGCGATCGAACCGAGGCCGCGGCGATGTACCTGGACGACGGCCGGATTCTCACCAGCCTGGCGCTGGACAACCTCAACGCGGCGGCCACGCTGTGCGCCGAGGTCGGGGCGATCTGCCAGGCGCACACGCTGGGGCTCGCGGTCACCGCCTCGGTGTTCGTCAACAGGTGGAACGAGGACGACAGCTTCTCGGTGCTGGCACCCTGCGGGATCTGCCAGGAACGCCTCGCGCTGTGGGGCCCGGACGTCCGAGTGGGTGTGGCCGCCCCGGAGACGGAGTCCGGGTGGAGCGTGCGCACCCTCCGGGAGCTCAACCCGTTCTACTGGGGCGAGTACTTCGCCGACGGGGGCGACTGGCCCTCCTCCGCCGTGCACTCGTCCTGA
- a CDS encoding IclR family transcriptional regulator, with protein MGSSSDVPALRRGLAMLRVLAARPGPVSAAVIARELELPRSTTYHLLSELVEAGFVTHLPEERRYGLGVATFELGSAYLRHEPLERLAGPLLRGLVDRVGHNAHLGVLHGNELLYLVKERPAQPQTLVTDVGVRLPAQLAASGRAMLAHLPRVQVRALFPRADAFVLRTERGPRDLPGLRRLLSRERRRGWSVEDGEITEGFASVACAAFDHGGRPAAAISVTMRHHCAEVGSGAEHGGQPSESCGRTWPELARLVRATADELTNRIGGRPGETHSFA; from the coding sequence ATGGGGTCGAGCAGTGACGTGCCCGCGCTGCGGCGCGGGCTGGCGATGTTGCGGGTGCTGGCCGCCCGGCCGGGGCCGGTCTCGGCCGCGGTGATCGCGCGGGAGCTGGAGCTGCCGCGCTCGACGACGTACCACCTGCTGTCGGAGCTGGTCGAGGCCGGTTTCGTGACGCATCTGCCGGAGGAGCGCCGCTACGGGCTGGGCGTGGCCACCTTCGAGCTCGGCTCGGCGTACCTGCGGCACGAACCGCTGGAGCGGCTGGCCGGGCCGTTGCTGCGGGGGCTGGTGGACCGGGTGGGGCACAACGCGCACCTGGGGGTGCTGCACGGCAACGAGCTGCTCTACCTGGTCAAGGAGCGGCCCGCGCAGCCGCAGACCCTGGTGACCGACGTGGGGGTGCGACTGCCCGCTCAGCTGGCCGCCTCGGGCAGGGCGATGCTGGCGCACCTGCCGCGGGTGCAGGTTCGTGCGCTGTTCCCGAGGGCGGACGCCTTCGTGCTGCGCACCGAGCGGGGGCCGCGGGACCTGCCCGGGTTGCGGCGGCTGTTGAGCCGCGAGCGGCGCAGGGGGTGGTCGGTGGAGGACGGCGAGATCACCGAGGGGTTCGCCTCGGTGGCCTGCGCGGCCTTCGATCACGGCGGGCGCCCCGCAGCCGCGATCAGCGTGACCATGCGGCACCACTGCGCGGAGGTCGGTTCCGGCGCGGAGCACGGCGGGCAGCCCTCGGAGTCGTGCGGACGCACCTGGCCGGAGCTGGCGCGGCTGGTGCGCGCCACCGCAGACGAGCTCACCAACCGCATCGGCGGGCGCCCCGGCGAGACTCACAGTTTTGCCTAA
- the hutH gene encoding histidine ammonia-lyase, producing the protein MQHNAEHADNEPTEIGPEPLTFEDVLAVARGHARVRLSERAEQGIGDTRKHIDTLAAAEQPTYGVSTGFGALAVRHIPPERRAALQASFVRSHAAGTGDPVEPEVVRALMLLRLHTIATGHTGVRPETAHALAALLNSGLVPVVHEYGSLGCSGDLAPLAAVALALTGEGQVLDTAGQRRPASEALPAAGLRPVTLAEKEGLALTNGTDGMLGMLVLALRDLSELVDVADITAAMSVEALMGTDRAFAADLQRLRPHPGQAHSARRMCELLANSPIVASHRGPDCTRVQDAYSMRCSPQVHGSARDTIAHAGTVAERELASAIDNPVVLDDGRVESNGNFHGAPLAHVLDFLAVPLADVASIAERRTDRMLDVARSHGLPAFLADDPGVDSGYMIAHYTQAGVLTELKRSAAPASVDSVPTSAMQEDHVSMGWSAARKLRSAVTGLRRVLAIELLTAARALDLREPLRPAPATGAVRDLLRTRVDGPGPDRHVAPEIEAAEQLVASGAVRRAATGHVDPVVEGGHQ; encoded by the coding sequence ATGCAGCACAACGCCGAACACGCGGACAACGAGCCCACGGAGATCGGTCCGGAGCCCCTCACGTTCGAGGACGTGCTCGCGGTCGCACGTGGCCACGCCCGGGTGCGGCTTTCCGAGCGGGCCGAGCAGGGCATCGGCGACACCAGGAAGCACATCGACACGCTCGCCGCGGCGGAACAACCCACCTATGGGGTCTCCACCGGGTTCGGCGCGCTGGCCGTGCGCCACATCCCCCCGGAACGCCGCGCCGCGCTCCAGGCCTCCTTCGTGCGCTCCCACGCGGCGGGCACCGGAGATCCGGTCGAGCCCGAGGTGGTGCGCGCGCTGATGCTGCTGCGGCTGCACACCATCGCCACCGGGCACACCGGTGTGCGGCCGGAGACCGCCCACGCGCTGGCCGCGCTGCTCAACTCCGGGCTGGTCCCCGTGGTCCACGAGTACGGTTCGCTGGGTTGCTCCGGCGACCTCGCCCCGCTGGCCGCGGTGGCGCTGGCCCTCACCGGGGAGGGCCAGGTCCTCGACACCGCCGGGCAGCGCAGGCCAGCGTCCGAGGCGCTGCCCGCGGCGGGGCTCCGGCCGGTCACCCTGGCCGAGAAGGAAGGCCTCGCGCTGACCAACGGCACCGACGGGATGCTCGGCATGCTGGTGCTGGCACTGCGCGACCTGTCCGAACTCGTCGACGTCGCCGACATCACCGCGGCGATGAGCGTCGAGGCCCTGATGGGAACCGACCGCGCCTTCGCGGCCGACCTCCAGCGGCTGCGTCCCCATCCGGGCCAGGCGCACTCGGCGCGCCGCATGTGCGAGCTGCTGGCGAACTCACCGATCGTGGCCAGCCACCGCGGCCCCGACTGCACCCGCGTGCAGGACGCCTACTCGATGCGCTGCTCACCGCAGGTACACGGATCCGCGCGGGACACGATCGCCCACGCGGGCACCGTCGCCGAACGCGAACTCGCCTCGGCCATCGACAACCCGGTGGTGCTGGATGACGGGCGCGTGGAGTCCAACGGCAACTTCCACGGCGCCCCGCTGGCCCACGTGCTCGACTTCCTGGCCGTGCCGCTGGCCGACGTCGCGAGCATCGCCGAACGCCGCACCGACCGGATGCTCGACGTGGCCCGCTCCCACGGGCTCCCGGCCTTCCTGGCCGATGATCCCGGGGTGGACTCCGGTTACATGATCGCGCACTACACCCAGGCCGGAGTGCTCACCGAGCTCAAGCGCTCGGCCGCGCCCGCCTCGGTCGACTCGGTGCCGACCAGCGCGATGCAGGAGGACCACGTGTCCATGGGCTGGTCGGCGGCGCGCAAGCTGCGCTCGGCCGTGACCGGGCTGCGCAGGGTGCTGGCGATCGAGCTGCTCACCGCGGCGCGGGCCCTGGACCTGCGTGAGCCGCTGCGCCCCGCGCCGGCCACCGGAGCCGTCCGCGACCTGCTGCGCACCCGGGTCGACGGTCCCGGGCCGGACCGGCACGTGGCCCCCGAGATCGAAGCCGCCGAACAGCTGGTCGCCTCCGGTGCTGTCCGCCGGGCCGCGACCGGGCACGTCGATCCCGTAGTCGAGGGAGGACACCAGTGA
- the hutU gene encoding urocanate hydratase, whose amino-acid sequence MITGPRTVRAQRGTELTARSWSTEAPLRMLRNNLDPEVAERPDDLVVYGGTGKAARDWASYDAIVRELTNLGAEETLLVQSGKPVGVLSTHEWAPRVLIANANLVGDWSNWSEFRRLDELGLTMYGQMTAGSWIYIGTQGILQGTYETFGAVAAKRFGGSLAGTLTVTAGLGGMGGAQPLAVTMNEGVALVVECDADRAHRRVRHGYLDEIAEDLTDAVSRAEKAKRDRRPYSVAVIGNAAEVLPELLRREVEVDVVTDQTSAHDPLSYLPLGVPVEEWADRSARDPEGFTTRARESMAAHVEAMVGFQDAGAEVFDYGNSLRGEARTAGYERAFDYPGFVPAYLRPQFCAGKGPFRWAALSGDPADIAATDRAILDLFGEDEHLARWIRMAGQRVSFQGLPARICWLGQGQRAQAGQRFNEMVASGELRAPVVLGRDHLDTGSVASPYRETESMADGSDAIADWPLLNSLVNTASGATWVSVHNGGGVGIGRSLHAGQVTVADGTELAARKLGRVLTNDPGTGVLRHVDAGYEQAGETAHRHGLRIPTE is encoded by the coding sequence GTGATCACCGGACCCCGAACCGTGCGCGCCCAGCGCGGCACCGAGCTCACCGCCCGCAGCTGGAGCACCGAGGCCCCGCTGCGGATGCTGCGCAACAACCTCGACCCCGAGGTGGCCGAACGCCCCGACGACCTGGTGGTCTACGGCGGAACCGGCAAGGCAGCCAGGGACTGGGCCAGCTACGACGCGATCGTGCGCGAGCTGACCAACCTCGGCGCGGAGGAGACGCTGCTGGTGCAGTCCGGCAAACCGGTCGGCGTGCTCAGCACCCACGAGTGGGCCCCGCGCGTGCTCATCGCCAACGCCAACCTGGTCGGCGACTGGTCCAACTGGAGCGAGTTCCGGCGGTTGGACGAGCTCGGGCTGACCATGTACGGCCAGATGACGGCCGGTTCCTGGATCTACATCGGGACCCAGGGGATCCTGCAGGGAACCTACGAGACCTTCGGGGCAGTGGCGGCCAAGCGCTTCGGCGGGTCGCTGGCGGGAACCCTCACCGTCACCGCGGGGTTGGGCGGCATGGGCGGGGCGCAGCCCCTGGCCGTGACCATGAACGAAGGGGTGGCGCTGGTCGTCGAGTGCGATGCCGACCGGGCCCATCGCAGGGTGCGGCACGGCTACCTGGACGAGATCGCCGAGGACCTCACCGACGCCGTGTCCCGCGCCGAGAAGGCCAAGCGGGACCGCAGGCCCTACTCGGTCGCGGTGATCGGCAACGCGGCCGAGGTGCTGCCCGAGCTGCTGCGGCGCGAGGTGGAGGTGGACGTGGTCACCGACCAGACCTCGGCCCACGACCCGCTGTCCTACCTGCCGCTCGGGGTTCCCGTCGAGGAGTGGGCGGACCGGTCCGCGCGCGACCCCGAGGGGTTCACCACCAGGGCGCGGGAGTCGATGGCCGCGCACGTCGAGGCGATGGTCGGGTTCCAGGACGCGGGGGCCGAGGTCTTCGACTACGGGAACTCGCTGCGCGGGGAGGCGCGGACGGCCGGCTACGAGCGGGCGTTCGACTACCCGGGGTTCGTGCCCGCTTACCTCAGGCCGCAGTTCTGCGCGGGCAAGGGGCCGTTCCGCTGGGCCGCGCTGTCCGGCGATCCGGCCGACATCGCCGCCACCGACCGGGCGATCCTGGACCTGTTCGGTGAGGACGAGCACCTGGCCCGCTGGATCAGGATGGCCGGGCAGCGGGTCTCCTTCCAGGGACTGCCCGCACGGATCTGCTGGCTGGGCCAGGGGCAGCGCGCACAGGCCGGACAGCGCTTCAACGAGATGGTCGCCTCCGGGGAGCTGAGGGCCCCGGTGGTGCTCGGCAGGGACCACCTGGACACCGGATCGGTGGCCTCGCCGTACCGGGAGACCGAGAGCATGGCCGACGGCTCGGATGCGATCGCGGACTGGCCGCTGCTGAACTCGCTGGTCAACACCGCGTCGGGGGCCACGTGGGTCTCCGTGCACAACGGCGGTGGTGTCGGGATCGGACGCTCGTTGCACGCGGGGCAGGTCACCGTCGCCGACGGGACCGAGCTGGCCGCGCGCAAGCTCGGCCGGGTGCTGACCAACGATCCCGGGACCGGGGTGCTGCGCCACGTCGACGCGGGATACGAGCAGGCCGGGGAGACGGCCCACCGGCACGGCCTGCGGATACCGACCGAGTGA